Proteins encoded by one window of Brassica napus cultivar Da-Ae chromosome A4 unlocalized genomic scaffold, Da-Ae chrA04_Random_11, whole genome shotgun sequence:
- the LOC125594175 gene encoding E3 ubiquitin-protein ligase At3g02290-like produces MGALCCCFQVDLFESYANPNTSMSRNCPCLNCFLQSFMGLYASIFNRGGMHPIPSTVEAATVMSSTTSFDDSSLSDVYHSPPRPLPYDADPRYFRFAKGSSHSGEEAEPLRGDTEMSSEVSGGGAKRNKSGYEDGSKEAYSKGSPTDEKSKLQLSYADSDDEDICPTCLDDYTPENPKIITKCSHHFHLSCIYEWMERSETCPVCGKVMAFDETG; encoded by the exons ATGGGAGCTCTCTGTTGCTGCTTTCAAGTTGATCTCTTTGAGAGCTATGCGAATCCAAACACTTCAATGTCTAGGAACTGTCCCTGCCTTAACTGCTTCCTCCAGAGTTTCATGGGTTTG TATGCATCGATATTTAACAGAGGTGGAATGCATCCAATACCTTCAACTGTGGAGGCTGCCACAGTGATGAGTTCCACAACTTCATTTGATGACTCATCTCTCTCTGATGTCTATCACTCTCCTCCGAGGCCGTTGCCTTACGATGCTGATCCTAGGTACTTCCGTTTTGCTaagggatcaagccattcggGGGAAGAAGCAGAACCGTTAAGAGGTGATACTGAAATGAGCTCTGAAGTTTCTGGAGGTGGAGCCAAACGGAACAAGTCTGGTTACGAAGATGGTTCGAAAGAAGCGTATTCAAAAGGTTCACCCACCGATGAAAAGTCGAAGTTACAGCTTTCTTACGCAGATTCGGATGATGAGGATATCTGCCCAACCTGCCTTGATG ATTACACGCCAGAGAATCCAAAGATTATCACCAAATGCTCTCACCATTTTCACCTTAGCTGTATTTATGAATGGATGGAGAGAAGTGAAACCTGCCCCGTCTGTGGAAAG GTGATGGCATTTGATGAAACTGGCTAA